GGTTCGCTGCGCACTCCGTCGACCAGCCTCACCGCACTGTGTGTGGCGGTCGAGGGGGCGGCCGACGCGGGCGCCGACACCCGGGTGATCGATCTCAAGCGGCTGGACCTCCCGTTCTACACGTCCGAGCACGGGGTCCCCGCGTCCGCCCGCCGGCTCGCGGACGCCGTTCAGGCCGCCGACGCCCTGCTGTGGAGCAGCCCGACGTACCACGGTTCGGTCAGCGGCGCGTTCAAGAACGCGGTGGACTGGCTCGCCCTCCTGGCCGACCACGACCCGCCCTACCTCAGCAACAAACCCGTGGGGATGCTGACGACCGCCGGTGGAGTGCAGGGCCTGCAGGCGATCAACGCGATGGAGTTCATCGTCCGGTCGTTGCGCGGCTGGGCCGTGCCGCTGGTGCTCGCCGTCCCGCGGTCCTCCCGGGTCTTCGACGGCGACGGACGCCTCACCGACCAGGCGGTCGCCGGCCAGTTGCGTGGCCTCGGCGCGGAGGTGACCAGGGCGGCTCTGCAGTTCCGGGCGGAAGGGACGTGCGACTACGCGCAGGAGCGGCCGTCCGGGGCCGTCCGGGACTGAGCCCGGCCCTGTCACGCGGGGTGCGCCGGGGCGTGCCGCCTCAGGGCCCGGTCCGCCCCACGGGCCGCCGGTGCTCGTCGCGCGCCCCGGAGCGCCCGGGCGGGAAGTGCGGCAGCACGTGCTCGGCCAGTTCGTCGATCACTTCGGCGACCGGACGGCGGCTGTGCTTGAAGTTGATCATCAGCTGATCGACGCCGATGTCCTGCCAGGCCCGCATCATCGCCAGGAACGAGACCCGGCCGACCGAGAAGCCCTGGTGGATGCGCCGGGGCAGGGCCAGCGGGTCCTCCGTCAGATCCAGATAGGTGGCCTGCGCGTACGGCTTGAAGCCACCGCCGTCGTCCCGGGTCAGCTCCCGCCACCGCTCGATGTTCTCGGCCTGCTGCTGGAGCGGCGGGGTGTAGTACAGCCAGCCGTCCGTGTTGCCGGCGA
Above is a genomic segment from Streptomyces collinus Tu 365 containing:
- a CDS encoding NADPH-dependent FMN reductase, whose translation is MARPLVVAMGGSLRTPSTSLTALCVAVEGAADAGADTRVIDLKRLDLPFYTSEHGVPASARRLADAVQAADALLWSSPTYHGSVSGAFKNAVDWLALLADHDPPYLSNKPVGMLTTAGGVQGLQAINAMEFIVRSLRGWAVPLVLAVPRSSRVFDGDGRLTDQAVAGQLRGLGAEVTRAALQFRAEGTCDYAQERPSGAVRD